A window of Chitinophaga sp. MM2321 contains these coding sequences:
- a CDS encoding ABC transporter ATP-binding protein, with amino-acid sequence MIRTVNLQKLFTTEEVETTALNGINMEIQDGEFVAIMGPSGCGKSTLLNIIGLLDNPSDGEYHFWGKEVARMSERQRAQLRKGSIGFVFQSFNLIDELTVFENVELPLLYLKVPASERKQKVEEVLERMNIMHRRNHFPQQLSGGQQQRVAIARAVVARPNLILADEPTGNLDSSNGEEVMKLLQELNNAGTTLIMVTHSPYDAGFAHRIINLFDGRVVTENIKEQFHV; translated from the coding sequence ATGATACGCACCGTTAACTTACAAAAGTTATTTACAACAGAAGAGGTGGAAACTACCGCCCTCAATGGTATTAACATGGAGATCCAGGATGGTGAGTTTGTAGCTATAATGGGTCCTTCCGGTTGTGGGAAGTCTACCTTGCTGAACATTATAGGATTGCTGGATAATCCCAGCGATGGTGAGTATCATTTCTGGGGGAAAGAAGTAGCGCGTATGAGCGAACGGCAAAGGGCGCAGCTTCGCAAAGGCTCTATAGGTTTTGTATTCCAGAGCTTTAATCTGATTGATGAACTGACTGTTTTTGAAAATGTGGAATTGCCGTTATTATATCTGAAAGTACCTGCTTCCGAAAGAAAGCAGAAAGTAGAAGAAGTACTGGAGCGGATGAATATTATGCATCGCCGCAATCACTTTCCGCAGCAGCTGTCCGGTGGCCAGCAGCAAAGAGTAGCCATTGCACGCGCCGTAGTAGCCAGGCCCAACCTGATCCTGGCGGATGAACCTACCGGTAACCTGGATTCCTCCAACGGGGAAGAAGTGATGAAGCTGTTGCAGGAATTGAATAATGCCGGTACTACACTGATCATGGTAACACACTCCCCCTATGATGCCGGATTTGCCCACCGTATCATCAACCTCTTTGATGGACGGGTAGTTACAGAAAATATCAAGGAGCAGTTTCATGTGTGA
- a CDS encoding efflux RND transporter periplasmic adaptor subunit: MDRKLEKKFWSRKRILMIGGGTLVVMLLLYTLIFADHRATLNVEKDKITISPVTKGTFDVYIAVTAVVMPLKTIRLDAIEGGYVSKKYLEGGSMIKEGDSILKLDNQHMMMEFVNHETEIYRLRNELQNTRLNIRQQDFVMQQTISDLDSKIDVAKDLYDRNKQLVEEKIVARQDFNKNKFELEGLTRQRDIQLQSQQYQRENAKMQIAQLEGTLTRTQRNLELMKENLNSLIVRAPVSGQLSSIDVEVGSSIQAGQNIGQIDDLNGFKLRADIDEHYVSQVFAGLRATFEFDGKSYAMIVTKVYPEVKSGRFQADMNFEKDTPEGIRRGQSSPIRLVLGKSAEATLLPLGGFFSDTGGNWVYVVDKSGKRAVKRNISLGRKNPLYFEVLEGLQPGDQVITSSYENFGNKDVLAF; encoded by the coding sequence ATGGATAGAAAACTAGAAAAGAAGTTCTGGAGCAGAAAACGGATCCTGATGATCGGTGGTGGTACCCTCGTAGTAATGCTGCTATTGTATACGCTGATCTTCGCTGATCACCGCGCCACCCTCAACGTGGAAAAGGATAAGATCACCATCTCTCCCGTAACCAAAGGAACCTTTGATGTATACATTGCTGTAACAGCTGTTGTAATGCCCCTGAAAACAATCCGGCTGGATGCTATTGAAGGCGGATATGTGAGTAAGAAATACCTCGAAGGCGGCAGTATGATTAAGGAAGGCGATTCTATCCTGAAGCTGGACAACCAGCATATGATGATGGAATTTGTGAACCACGAAACAGAGATTTACCGGCTGCGGAATGAACTACAGAACACACGTCTGAATATCCGCCAGCAGGACTTCGTTATGCAACAGACTATTTCTGATCTTGATTCAAAAATTGATGTAGCCAAAGATCTGTATGATCGTAACAAGCAGCTGGTAGAAGAAAAGATCGTGGCCCGGCAGGACTTCAACAAGAACAAGTTTGAACTGGAAGGGCTGACCCGGCAGCGGGATATTCAGCTGCAATCACAGCAGTACCAACGGGAGAATGCGAAGATGCAGATTGCACAGCTGGAAGGCACGCTGACCCGCACGCAGCGCAACCTGGAGCTGATGAAGGAAAACCTGAACAGCCTGATTGTACGCGCCCCGGTATCCGGACAGCTGTCATCCATAGATGTAGAAGTAGGGTCCAGTATCCAGGCCGGTCAGAATATCGGACAGATTGATGACCTGAATGGGTTTAAATTGCGCGCAGATATCGATGAACACTATGTTTCACAGGTATTTGCAGGACTGAGAGCGACCTTCGAATTTGATGGTAAGTCATACGCAATGATCGTTACAAAAGTATATCCGGAAGTAAAAAGCGGTCGTTTTCAGGCCGATATGAACTTTGAAAAAGACACGCCTGAAGGTATCAGACGCGGACAATCATCCCCTATCCGCCTGGTATTGGGTAAGTCTGCTGAAGCGACTTTGTTACCGCTGGGTGGTTTCTTCTCAGACACCGGTGGTAACTGGGTGTACGTAGTAGACAAAAGCGGTAAGCGTGCAGTGAAACGTAATATCTCGCTGGGTCGTAAAAATCCGTTATATTTTGAAGTATTGGAAGGACTCCAACCGGGCGACCAGGTGATTACTTCTTCTTATGAGAACTTTGGCAACAAAGATGTGTTAGCGTTTTAG
- a CDS encoding sigma-54 dependent transcriptional regulator, with amino-acid sequence MFSIHLSPMTTMQPGKILIVDDDVDVLRAARLLLKRHFEQVDFEKNPQKIPYLVSNFEYDVILLDMNFTRDLSSGKEGFEWLDRILDIKPDTAVVLFTAYGDVEMAVRAIKAGAVDFVLKPWENEKLLATIQTAYNKRAARLAKPGAVPDTGNLVVGQSPAMQAVFDTVSRVAATDANILILGENGTGKDMLARHIHQQSNRNGKPFVSVDLGAISESLFESELFGHVKGAFTDAREDRAGRFEEATGGTIFLDEIGNISIPFQAKLLTVLQNRSVTKVGSNKSMPIDVRLICATNRNIQQQAAQQLFRQDLLYRINTIEVHLPPLRERKEDIIPLADHFLQLYRERYKRPVSNLHESLVQQLERYEWPGNIRELQHAMERAVILSQSKTLQPKDVFVKNNNATDQSMDTGYNLEEMERNIITQAMKKCNGNITEAAKELGLSRAALYRRLEKYNI; translated from the coding sequence TTGTTTTCCATTCACCTTTCGCCCATGACCACCATGCAACCTGGAAAAATTTTAATTGTTGATGATGATGTAGATGTATTACGCGCTGCCCGCCTTTTATTAAAACGGCATTTTGAGCAGGTTGATTTTGAAAAAAATCCGCAGAAAATACCCTACCTCGTCTCCAATTTCGAATATGATGTGATCCTCCTGGATATGAACTTCACGCGCGATCTGAGCAGCGGTAAGGAGGGCTTTGAATGGCTGGACCGCATCCTTGATATCAAGCCGGATACAGCCGTGGTATTGTTTACCGCCTACGGCGATGTGGAGATGGCGGTGCGCGCTATTAAAGCCGGTGCCGTGGACTTCGTACTCAAACCCTGGGAAAATGAAAAACTCCTGGCTACTATTCAAACAGCTTATAACAAACGCGCTGCCCGCCTTGCAAAGCCCGGAGCAGTACCAGATACCGGCAACCTCGTAGTTGGACAAAGCCCTGCTATGCAGGCCGTATTTGACACCGTGTCCCGCGTAGCGGCCACAGATGCCAACATCCTCATTCTGGGCGAAAACGGTACCGGTAAAGATATGCTGGCCAGGCATATCCACCAGCAATCCAACCGCAACGGCAAACCCTTTGTGAGCGTAGATCTCGGCGCTATCAGCGAATCCCTGTTTGAGAGCGAACTGTTCGGTCATGTAAAAGGCGCTTTCACTGATGCCCGTGAAGACCGCGCCGGCCGTTTCGAAGAAGCCACCGGTGGTACCATCTTCCTGGATGAAATAGGAAACATCTCTATTCCTTTCCAGGCTAAATTACTAACCGTACTGCAAAACAGGTCCGTCACAAAAGTAGGCTCCAATAAAAGTATGCCCATTGACGTTAGACTGATATGTGCCACCAACCGCAACATCCAGCAACAGGCAGCGCAGCAGCTCTTCCGGCAGGATTTGCTGTACCGCATCAATACCATTGAAGTACATCTTCCCCCGCTACGTGAACGCAAGGAAGACATTATACCTCTCGCCGATCATTTTCTGCAACTGTACCGCGAAAGATATAAACGCCCGGTAAGCAACCTGCATGAATCGCTCGTACAACAACTGGAACGATACGAATGGCCTGGCAACATCCGCGAACTGCAACATGCCATGGAAAGAGCAGTGATCCTCTCGCAAAGCAAAACACTGCAACCGAAAGATGTCTTTGTAAAAAATAATAACGCAACAGATCAGTCCATGGACACCGGTTACAACCTGGAAGAAATGGAACGCAACATCATTACCCAGGCCATGAAAAAATGTAACGGCAATATCACCGAAGCCGCGAAAGAACTGGGCTTAAGCAGGGCTGCACTGTATAGAAGACTGGAGAAATATAATATCTAG
- a CDS encoding ATP-binding protein, whose protein sequence is MNRFSINIILRVLLLTTTLAAGIWLFMHSMQPLAFLLLPLVLLQLYGIYYYLNRINRKLTLFLESIRYEDFSIRFSADNKLGQSFSMLNHQFNEVLEAFRQTRAEKEANLKYIDTIIQHISIGVLSFDIEGKIELINPAAFRLMGIYRLRNIFELKTAHPGLAELLMELQSGNKTLYATRQEQQLSIHAATVRLQGRLIKLISIQNIHSELQKKELEAWQNLTKILRHEIMNSVTPIVSLIGTMQEIVDLDIAPGSEHQEGIADLREALQTVESRSKGIMNFVNAYRDYTTLPQPQFTTVNVKDLVSSVGSLFQADMKQAGINFLVKTEVDNTEIHADVSQLQMVLINLVKNALDALEHTSNATIHLKVYLNKIQQICIEVTDNGPGIDSDAMNKIFIPFFTTKKKGSGIGLSLSQQIIQMHGGQLKVISPGSNGHGSTFFILLNT, encoded by the coding sequence ATGAACCGCTTCAGCATTAATATCATCCTGCGCGTACTGTTGCTCACCACTACACTGGCGGCCGGCATATGGCTCTTCATGCATAGCATGCAGCCACTGGCATTCCTGCTGTTGCCATTGGTATTATTACAGCTATATGGCATTTACTATTACCTGAACCGCATCAACCGCAAACTCACGCTGTTCCTGGAATCTATCCGCTATGAAGATTTCTCCATCCGCTTCAGCGCAGATAATAAACTGGGACAAAGCTTCAGTATGCTCAATCACCAGTTCAATGAAGTACTCGAAGCATTCCGGCAAACCAGGGCCGAAAAAGAAGCCAACCTGAAATACATTGATACCATCATTCAGCACATCAGCATCGGTGTACTTTCTTTTGATATAGAGGGAAAAATAGAACTGATCAATCCCGCCGCTTTCCGCCTGATGGGCATTTACCGGCTCAGGAATATTTTCGAATTAAAAACAGCGCATCCCGGCCTCGCGGAACTGCTCATGGAACTGCAATCAGGCAATAAAACCCTGTACGCTACGCGGCAGGAACAACAGCTCTCCATCCATGCCGCCACCGTAAGACTACAAGGCAGATTGATCAAACTTATTTCTATACAGAACATCCATTCCGAATTGCAGAAAAAGGAGCTGGAAGCGTGGCAGAACCTCACTAAAATACTACGGCACGAGATCATGAATTCCGTGACGCCTATCGTGTCCCTCATTGGTACCATGCAGGAAATTGTAGACCTGGATATAGCACCCGGTTCGGAGCACCAGGAAGGTATCGCCGACTTACGGGAGGCCCTGCAAACAGTGGAAAGCCGCAGCAAAGGCATTATGAACTTCGTAAATGCTTACCGCGACTATACCACCTTACCGCAACCACAGTTTACCACCGTAAATGTAAAAGACCTGGTGTCTTCTGTTGGCAGCCTTTTCCAGGCAGATATGAAACAGGCCGGCATCAATTTCCTGGTAAAAACAGAGGTAGATAATACAGAGATCCATGCCGATGTATCACAACTGCAAATGGTGCTGATCAACCTCGTTAAAAATGCGCTGGATGCGCTGGAACACACCAGCAACGCCACTATTCACCTGAAGGTATACCTGAACAAAATACAACAGATCTGCATAGAAGTAACCGACAACGGTCCCGGTATTGATTCAGATGCCATGAATAAAATTTTCATTCCCTTCTTCACTACCAAAAAGAAGGGCTCCGGTATTGGTTTGAGCCTGTCGCAACAGATCATACAAATGCACGGAGGGCAACTAAAAGTCATCAGCCCCGGAAGTAACGGCCACGGATCTACGTTTTTTATTCTGCTCAATACCTGA
- a CDS encoding lysoplasmalogenase, giving the protein MLKSKWLILYFVTLLADLTLIGLQMDAYRYTTKPLLMLILAIYFFQAEITIPKGHRSLMLAALLFSFLGDVLLMFDHLFLPGLGSFLVAHLFYIAFFLKIRFSGTPRPLCKWGLVILNAAVIIGFILFMFPHLGSMTIPIIIYSIVISITLQSVLHAFRFTIHPAGWYCLAGAILFICSDAMIAIGKFYHPITAGGIWVMLTYGIAQWGLVYGSVRYFQERIAHQ; this is encoded by the coding sequence ATGCTAAAATCAAAGTGGCTTATCCTCTATTTTGTTACCCTGCTCGCTGACCTTACGCTCATCGGCTTACAGATGGATGCCTACCGTTACACTACCAAACCGCTGCTGATGCTGATCCTGGCAATCTATTTTTTTCAGGCGGAGATTACTATACCCAAAGGCCATCGTTCATTGATGCTCGCAGCTCTTTTATTTTCTTTTTTGGGAGATGTATTACTGATGTTTGATCATCTTTTCCTGCCCGGACTTGGGAGCTTCCTGGTAGCACATCTTTTTTACATTGCTTTCTTTCTGAAAATAAGGTTCTCCGGCACGCCGAGGCCGCTCTGCAAATGGGGGCTGGTCATCCTGAATGCTGCCGTGATCATTGGCTTCATCCTGTTCATGTTCCCTCATCTGGGCAGCATGACCATTCCCATCATTATTTATTCCATCGTCATATCCATTACGCTTCAGAGTGTATTACATGCCTTCCGCTTTACCATCCACCCGGCGGGCTGGTATTGCCTGGCAGGCGCCATCCTGTTTATCTGCTCGGATGCCATGATAGCCATTGGTAAATTCTATCATCCTATCACTGCCGGCGGTATCTGGGTAATGCTGACGTACGGAATAGCGCAGTGGGGGCTGGTTTACGGGAGTGTGCGTTATTTTCAGGAAAGAATTGCGCATCAGTAA
- the nadB gene encoding L-aspartate oxidase yields the protein MQQTDFLVIGSGIAGLTYALKVSQQCPDKKITIITKSREDETNTKYAQGGVAVVNDLENDSFEKHIEDTLIAGDGLCNERVVEIVVKEGPDRVNEIIEWGANFDKNADGDFSLGREGGHSVFRVIHHKDVTGREIERALLDAIHRRPNIELITHCFVVDLITQHHLGYLITKSTPDIECYGVYVLNLNNKKIEKILSKVTLLATGGNGQVYRSTTNPVIATGDGVAMVYRAKGRIENMEFIQFHPTALYQPGVSPSFLITEAVRGDGGILRNIHGEDFMHKYDPRLSLAPRDIVARAIDSEMKISGTEHVYLDCRHMDHEKFIHHFPNIYETCKEAGIDVQQQMIPVTPAAHYSCGGIKTNEWGLTSIRNLYACGECASTGLHGANRLASNSLLEAMVFAHRCFIDATSKIDALSFKENVPDWDARGTNAPKEMILITQSLKELKQIMSDYVGIVRTDVRLQRALRRMDILHEETEDLYEQTEVSPQLCELRNLITAGYLIVKGAAFRKESRGLHFNTDYPYKSELVQNIVL from the coding sequence ATGCAACAAACAGATTTTCTTGTCATCGGTTCGGGGATTGCAGGGTTAACCTATGCCCTCAAAGTATCGCAGCAATGCCCTGATAAAAAGATAACTATTATCACTAAAAGCCGTGAAGATGAAACCAATACCAAGTACGCGCAAGGCGGCGTGGCAGTGGTAAACGACCTGGAAAACGACAGCTTTGAAAAACATATAGAAGACACCCTCATCGCCGGCGACGGGCTATGTAATGAGCGTGTAGTGGAAATAGTAGTAAAGGAAGGCCCTGACCGCGTGAATGAAATCATAGAGTGGGGCGCCAATTTTGATAAAAATGCAGACGGCGACTTTTCGCTGGGCCGCGAAGGTGGCCACTCCGTATTCCGCGTCATTCATCATAAAGATGTTACCGGCCGGGAAATAGAACGGGCACTCCTGGACGCTATTCACCGCCGTCCTAATATAGAGCTGATCACACATTGCTTTGTGGTAGACCTCATTACGCAGCACCACCTGGGCTACCTGATCACCAAATCCACGCCGGATATAGAATGTTACGGCGTATATGTACTGAATCTCAACAATAAAAAAATAGAGAAGATCCTGTCCAAAGTAACGCTGCTGGCTACCGGCGGCAACGGACAGGTATACCGCAGTACCACCAACCCCGTTATCGCTACAGGCGATGGTGTGGCGATGGTGTATCGCGCCAAGGGACGTATCGAGAACATGGAGTTCATCCAGTTTCACCCTACCGCCTTGTATCAGCCGGGCGTAAGCCCTTCCTTCCTGATTACGGAAGCGGTGCGTGGTGATGGCGGTATCCTGCGTAATATCCATGGCGAAGACTTCATGCACAAATACGATCCGCGCCTGTCGCTCGCGCCCCGTGATATTGTGGCCCGCGCCATTGACAGTGAGATGAAGATCTCCGGTACCGAACATGTGTACCTGGATTGCCGGCATATGGATCACGAAAAATTCATTCATCACTTTCCCAACATCTATGAAACCTGCAAGGAAGCGGGCATAGATGTACAACAGCAAATGATTCCGGTAACGCCGGCAGCACATTACAGTTGCGGAGGTATTAAAACCAACGAATGGGGGCTCACCTCCATCCGCAACCTGTATGCATGCGGGGAATGCGCCAGCACAGGGCTCCACGGCGCCAACCGCCTGGCCTCCAACTCCCTCCTCGAAGCCATGGTATTTGCACACCGCTGCTTTATAGATGCTACCAGTAAAATAGATGCTTTAAGTTTCAAGGAAAATGTACCCGACTGGGATGCACGCGGTACCAACGCTCCCAAAGAAATGATCCTCATTACCCAGAGTTTGAAAGAACTGAAACAGATCATGAGCGACTATGTAGGGATCGTAAGAACAGACGTACGCTTGCAACGCGCACTGCGCCGGATGGATATCCTCCACGAAGAAACGGAAGACCTCTATGAACAGACAGAAGTTTCTCCGCAACTGTGTGAACTACGTAACCTCATCACCGCCGGCTACCTGATTGTGAAAGGCGCTGCCTTCCGCAAAGAAAGCAGGGGGCTTCATTTTAATACCGATTATCCATATAAGAGCGAACTGGTGCAAAACATCGTATTGTAA
- a CDS encoding lysophospholipid acyltransferase family protein, which translates to MYYLLLAFCYSFSILPFPVLYFISDILYVLVFHVFGYRKKVVLTNLRQAFPDKSPEEITRLAKKYYRNLTDMMVETIKLLTMSKQELQDRFQCDLTVLHQLHAQGKSCQLHLGHNFNWEWANLFCMQGVQFPFLVVYMPLSSRPADRMFRHFREKFGTHLIPANDMSNGMKPWMNKQYLIALVADQNPGNPRRCYWFPFLNKMTAFYKGPEMAAKRNNIPVVFADIRKIKRGYYKAELKLAFEEPQQEPDGKITQAFVEYLEKNIHEQPEVWVWSHRRWKHKYEEQHK; encoded by the coding sequence ATGTATTATCTGCTGCTTGCATTTTGTTATAGTTTTTCAATACTGCCTTTCCCGGTGCTTTATTTCATCAGCGACATCTTGTATGTGCTGGTGTTTCATGTATTCGGCTACCGCAAAAAAGTAGTACTGACCAATTTAAGACAGGCCTTTCCGGATAAGTCGCCGGAAGAAATTACGCGGCTCGCAAAAAAATATTACCGCAACCTTACAGATATGATGGTGGAAACCATCAAACTCCTGACCATGAGCAAGCAAGAGCTCCAGGACCGCTTCCAGTGCGACCTTACCGTACTACATCAGCTCCATGCACAGGGTAAGAGCTGCCAGTTGCACCTGGGTCACAACTTCAACTGGGAATGGGCAAACCTCTTTTGTATGCAGGGCGTACAGTTTCCTTTTCTCGTCGTATACATGCCTCTCAGCAGCAGACCGGCAGACAGGATGTTCCGTCATTTCCGGGAGAAGTTCGGCACCCACCTCATTCCTGCCAATGATATGAGCAACGGCATGAAGCCCTGGATGAACAAACAATACCTGATCGCTTTGGTGGCAGACCAGAACCCCGGCAACCCGCGCCGTTGCTACTGGTTTCCCTTTCTCAATAAAATGACCGCATTTTACAAGGGTCCTGAAATGGCCGCTAAAAGAAATAATATCCCCGTTGTATTTGCAGACATCCGGAAAATAAAACGTGGTTACTATAAAGCTGAATTAAAGCTCGCATTTGAAGAACCCCAACAGGAGCCGGACGGGAAGATCACCCAGGCATTCGTGGAATACCTCGAAAAAAATATTCATGAGCAGCCCGAAGTATGGGTGTGGAGCCACAGGAGATGGAAACACAAATATGAAGAGCAGCATAAATAA
- a CDS encoding MBL fold metallo-hydrolase → MFVKQLYTGCLSEAAYFIESGGVAVVIDPLRDIDVYLDLATERNATIKYIFETHFHADFVSGHLELAKATGAQIVFGPDAETGFDAYVAKDNEEFAIGALTLKVLHTPGHTLESSCYLLLDEQKAPYALFTGDTLFVGDVGRPDLFSGDLTKEELADLLFDSLNNKIKTLPDHVIVYPAHGPGSACGKNLGPDTHSTIGDEKSSNYALLATDKQAFIEEVTSGLTTPPSYFPINAKINKEGYDALQGIMKKAMQPLTPAEFKQKSKEGALILDTRPATEFGDGFVPGSISIGLEGRFAEWAGSLLPFDKEIILVTPVGKEEETVVRMARVGFDNVNGYLNGGYPAWEAAGEARDMVISIEPDELAMDLPHDENLVIVDVRKPAEYASGHIKGSINLTLGDMTDPGTMADFDENHNLYVHCQGGYRSIIACSILKREGIHNLRNVEGGYNKMKDEKGLEVIQEKSVLN, encoded by the coding sequence ATGTTCGTAAAGCAATTATATACTGGCTGCCTGTCTGAAGCAGCTTACTTTATTGAATCGGGAGGCGTAGCAGTGGTAATAGATCCGCTGCGTGATATTGATGTGTACCTTGATCTGGCCACTGAGCGCAACGCAACCATTAAATATATTTTTGAAACGCATTTTCATGCGGACTTTGTATCCGGGCACCTGGAACTGGCAAAGGCCACGGGGGCACAAATTGTATTTGGCCCTGATGCAGAAACCGGTTTCGATGCATATGTAGCAAAAGATAATGAGGAATTTGCCATCGGCGCACTTACCCTGAAAGTATTGCACACACCCGGTCATACGCTGGAATCATCCTGTTACTTATTGCTGGATGAACAGAAAGCACCTTATGCATTATTCACCGGCGATACTTTGTTTGTAGGAGATGTAGGACGTCCTGATCTTTTCAGCGGTGATCTTACCAAAGAAGAACTGGCGGATCTGCTGTTTGATTCTCTCAACAATAAAATCAAAACATTACCTGATCATGTAATTGTGTACCCGGCCCATGGCCCCGGATCGGCCTGTGGTAAGAACCTGGGGCCTGATACGCACAGCACCATCGGTGATGAAAAAAGCAGCAACTACGCGTTGCTGGCAACGGATAAACAAGCATTCATTGAAGAAGTAACCAGTGGATTAACCACGCCGCCCTCTTACTTTCCTATCAATGCCAAAATAAATAAAGAAGGGTATGACGCTTTGCAGGGCATCATGAAAAAAGCGATGCAACCACTCACACCTGCGGAGTTCAAACAAAAAAGCAAAGAAGGCGCATTGATCCTGGATACCCGCCCCGCCACTGAGTTCGGGGATGGCTTTGTACCCGGATCTATCAGTATTGGCCTGGAAGGCCGTTTTGCGGAATGGGCAGGCAGCCTTTTACCTTTTGATAAAGAAATTATACTGGTAACACCTGTCGGAAAAGAAGAAGAAACGGTGGTAAGAATGGCCCGCGTTGGTTTTGATAACGTGAACGGCTATCTGAATGGTGGTTATCCTGCCTGGGAAGCTGCCGGCGAAGCCAGGGATATGGTCATCAGCATTGAGCCTGATGAACTGGCCATGGATTTACCACATGATGAAAACCTGGTGATTGTAGACGTACGCAAGCCGGCTGAATATGCCAGCGGTCATATTAAAGGATCTATCAATCTCACACTGGGAGATATGACAGATCCCGGTACCATGGCTGATTTTGATGAAAATCATAACCTGTATGTACATTGCCAGGGCGGATACCGCAGCATCATTGCCTGTTCTATCCTGAAAAGGGAAGGTATTCACAACCTGCGTAATGTAGAAGGTGGCTACAACAAAATGAAAGATGAAAAAGGGCTGGAAGTGATACAGGAAAAGAGTGTACTGAATTAA
- a CDS encoding helix-turn-helix transcriptional regulator, whose product MEKTLLTTSSNTLIISRGNNEKDQIKLDYIAVKKAAMVLRAINHKLRQQMIKLLEDHKKMTVTEIYVKLRLEQSVASQHLAILRRAGIVITERDGKFIHYTINKQRIAEVAKFVEELVG is encoded by the coding sequence ATGGAAAAGACATTATTAACTACCTCTTCAAATACGCTTATTATTTCCAGAGGTAACAATGAAAAAGACCAGATCAAATTGGATTACATTGCCGTCAAAAAGGCTGCTATGGTTTTACGCGCTATCAACCATAAGTTGCGCCAGCAGATGATTAAGCTGTTGGAGGACCACAAGAAAATGACTGTGACAGAGATTTATGTGAAATTGCGTCTGGAACAATCGGTAGCATCGCAGCATCTCGCCATTTTAAGGCGTGCAGGCATTGTAATCACAGAAAGAGATGGTAAGTTTATCCACTACACCATCAACAAACAGCGTATTGCTGAGGTGGCGAAGTTTGTGGAAGAACTTGTTGGTTAA
- the tsaB gene encoding tRNA (adenosine(37)-N6)-threonylcarbamoyltransferase complex dimerization subunit type 1 TsaB, whose translation MALILNIDTATTTGSVSLARDGQPLQTLVNEKQQDHAATMVLFIQQLLKDQGVTAAELDAIAVSAGPGSYTGLRVGVATAKGLCYAWDKPLLAISTLHMMAQGLKDALKDDTVYYCPMLDARRQEVFTAVYDADLNPVMPPQALILEASSFQEMLAQRKICFFGDGSPKWEQLLPATTNAIFVTYKMSAAHMAPLAEQAFSKNEFVDLAYFSPFYLKPFFSPQKP comes from the coding sequence ATGGCACTGATACTTAACATAGATACCGCTACTACTACAGGTTCTGTGAGCCTGGCGCGGGATGGACAGCCTTTACAGACATTGGTAAATGAGAAACAGCAGGACCATGCAGCTACGATGGTGCTGTTTATACAGCAGCTGTTAAAAGATCAGGGGGTTACGGCAGCGGAGCTGGATGCCATTGCGGTGAGTGCAGGGCCGGGCTCTTACACAGGCTTACGTGTAGGCGTGGCTACCGCCAAAGGGCTGTGTTACGCCTGGGATAAGCCTTTGTTGGCCATTTCCACGCTACATATGATGGCGCAGGGATTAAAAGATGCATTGAAAGATGATACGGTATATTATTGCCCTATGTTGGATGCCCGCCGGCAGGAAGTATTTACAGCGGTATATGATGCGGATTTAAATCCTGTGATGCCGCCACAGGCACTGATCCTGGAGGCTTCCTCTTTTCAGGAAATGCTGGCGCAGCGAAAGATTTGCTTTTTTGGCGATGGAAGCCCTAAGTGGGAGCAGCTGTTACCAGCTACTACCAATGCTATTTTTGTAACATACAAGATGAGTGCTGCACATATGGCGCCACTCGCAGAGCAGGCTTTCTCCAAAAATGAATTTGTTGACCTCGCTTATTTCAGCCCGTTTTATTTAAAGCCCTTTTTCTCCCCTCAAAAACCCTAA